The proteins below come from a single Erysipelothrix piscisicarius genomic window:
- the mltG gene encoding endolytic transglycosylase MltG, whose amino-acid sequence MKDLEKKQRYVYLAAFMMLLFIVFVRGGARIKMSHDTLRKPATSESDVIVFLVTADDTLDTIAERLEGQGIVRSKKFFKKTMQRSTTQTIKPGNYFLDRSSTYEELANQLTNPENKVGREVDITFLPNDWAKDFAFKIGSIPNLKADDILASWSDPVYLKSLSKDYPFLTEAVFNPSLNVGLEGYFTPETYRFFTQTTVDAVTRRLLDQTLAFYQEHKALFESQKLSIHEIYTLASIINFETENFDDMKRVSGVFYNRLQSEMPLQSSVSVCYALYEYETWQQCESNTDIDSKFNTYQHLGLPIGPVMNPSQNALLAAMEPERHQYYYFVGDMKHHDVYFAETLPEHEYNVETYVDPYR is encoded by the coding sequence ATGAAAGATTTAGAGAAGAAACAGCGTTATGTTTATCTCGCAGCATTCATGATGCTGCTTTTTATTGTATTTGTTAGAGGTGGAGCACGTATTAAAATGAGTCACGATACGTTGCGAAAGCCAGCGACGTCTGAATCGGATGTGATTGTGTTTCTGGTTACAGCTGATGATACCTTGGATACCATTGCTGAGCGTCTTGAAGGACAAGGGATTGTACGATCAAAAAAATTCTTCAAAAAAACGATGCAACGATCCACAACGCAAACCATTAAACCAGGAAATTATTTTTTAGATCGTTCATCAACCTATGAGGAACTTGCAAATCAATTAACCAATCCGGAAAATAAAGTTGGACGGGAAGTTGATATCACATTTCTTCCCAATGATTGGGCTAAAGATTTTGCGTTTAAAATTGGGAGCATTCCCAACCTTAAAGCAGATGATATTTTAGCGTCGTGGAGTGATCCAGTGTACTTAAAATCCCTAAGTAAGGACTATCCGTTTTTAACTGAAGCTGTATTTAACCCATCGTTAAATGTTGGTTTGGAAGGGTATTTTACCCCTGAAACATATCGTTTCTTTACGCAAACAACCGTCGATGCGGTTACGCGAAGACTTTTAGACCAAACCCTTGCGTTTTACCAAGAACATAAAGCTTTGTTTGAATCTCAAAAACTCAGCATCCATGAAATCTATACATTGGCTTCAATTATTAATTTTGAAACCGAAAATTTTGATGATATGAAACGGGTCTCCGGTGTATTTTATAATCGACTCCAATCGGAAATGCCCTTGCAATCCAGTGTTAGCGTCTGTTATGCATTGTATGAATATGAAACTTGGCAACAATGTGAATCCAATACAGATATTGATTCTAAATTTAATACATATCAACATTTAGGACTTCCTATTGGTCCGGTTATGAATCCATCTCAAAATGCCCTCTTAGCTGCAATGGAACCGGAAAGACACCAGTATTATTATTTTGTTGGTGATATGAAGCATCATGATGTTTATTTTGCGGAAACGTTACCAGAACATGAGTATAATGTGGAAACATATGTTGATCCTTATCGATAA
- a CDS encoding M20/M25/M40 family metallo-hydrolase, translated as MLNVGKVSFKENIQEIGIDIRFPVTYPKEEVETNLKKAAHEHSVVVELFDYLKSIYVEKDSEFIQSLMGAYQSITGDMESEPKTSGGATYARAMDNVVAFGAILPGGVKTEHQPNECISIKDMKIAMAVYAQAFLNLVIQ; from the coding sequence ATGCTTAATGTTGGGAAAGTAAGTTTTAAAGAAAACATCCAAGAAATTGGAATTGATATCCGTTTCCCTGTTACTTATCCAAAAGAAGAAGTAGAAACAAATCTTAAAAAAGCAGCCCATGAACATTCGGTTGTTGTAGAATTGTTTGATTATTTAAAATCCATTTATGTGGAAAAAGATTCTGAGTTTATTCAAAGTCTTATGGGTGCATACCAAAGCATTACCGGCGATATGGAATCCGAGCCAAAGACAAGTGGTGGTGCAACGTATGCACGTGCCATGGATAATGTCGTAGCATTTGGTGCCATTTTACCAGGCGGGGTGAAGACAGAACATCAACCAAACGAATGCATCAGTATTAAAGATATGAAAATTGCGATGGCAGTTTATGCGCAAGCATTCTTAAA
- a CDS encoding DNA-3-methyladenine glycosylase I has product MEKQRCEWANRNPLEMMYHDTEWGRKSEDDRYLFEMLILEGMQSGLSWTTIIAKREGMREAFANFEPARLIRFTEEDVERLVLNPNIIRHRLKIQAVISNAHAYYKLTEEHDSLAKFLWRYVDYKPIINHYQDMSEVPASTPLSVQMSKDLKKLGFKFVGPTTIYALMQAVGMVDDHLEDCFLKTHE; this is encoded by the coding sequence ATGGAAAAACAACGCTGCGAGTGGGCGAATCGTAATCCCTTGGAAATGATGTATCACGATACAGAATGGGGTCGTAAGTCTGAAGATGATCGCTATTTATTTGAAATGTTGATTTTAGAAGGTATGCAAAGTGGTTTAAGTTGGACGACGATTATTGCGAAACGTGAGGGGATGCGCGAAGCTTTTGCGAATTTCGAACCAGCACGACTGATCCGTTTTACCGAAGAGGATGTAGAGCGTCTTGTTTTAAATCCGAATATTATCCGTCACCGTCTTAAAATTCAGGCAGTCATATCCAATGCACACGCGTATTATAAACTCACAGAGGAACATGATAGTTTGGCAAAGTTTTTATGGCGTTATGTTGATTACAAACCAATCATCAATCATTACCAAGATATGTCCGAAGTTCCTGCATCCACACCCCTTTCCGTTCAAATGAGTAAAGATTTGAAGAAACTGGGATTTAAGTTTGTCGGTCCAACGACAATTTATGCTCTCATGCAAGCTGTAGGCATGGTAGATGATCATTTAGAAGATTGTTTTCTTAAAACACATGAATAA
- a CDS encoding acyltransferase family protein, whose product MVHMPAFVFISGYLSKNIEKGRNDAFRTFFIPFFIFNTLWAILKLLPLGIQTTDGIPIFSFLTPGWAMWFLLAMFIWKLLLPSLLHIKDIFALSLFIGVLGGLFTEFGDYLTLSRILVFLPYFLAGYFTTHQTIADIQSQTKHYPVLIFAIVILAAYLYTFVLNLPSEFLWGDRSYHELFTTMGYPILLAIIRYGLGFMGIYVLLNRVPDHQTRLNRFGKNSLNIYMFHTYLLILMAPITFNLENRAIRLMLVLSWCGVIVYMLSSKPMVSAYDRFICYIYRRLFRNQT is encoded by the coding sequence ATGGTTCATATGCCTGCTTTTGTATTTATTTCAGGGTATTTGTCGAAGAATATTGAGAAAGGCCGAAATGATGCTTTTCGGACTTTTTTTATCCCCTTTTTTATTTTCAATACCCTTTGGGCTATATTAAAATTGCTCCCGCTTGGCATTCAAACCACGGATGGGATTCCAATTTTTAGTTTTTTAACACCCGGGTGGGCAATGTGGTTTTTGCTGGCAATGTTTATCTGGAAATTGCTCCTACCCTCATTGCTTCATATTAAAGATATATTTGCGCTTAGTTTGTTTATTGGCGTTTTAGGAGGGCTTTTCACTGAATTTGGTGACTACCTCACGTTATCTCGTATTCTCGTCTTCTTGCCCTATTTTCTTGCCGGATATTTCACAACACATCAAACCATTGCGGATATCCAATCGCAAACCAAACACTATCCAGTTCTTATCTTTGCAATAGTTATCCTTGCGGCATACCTCTATACATTTGTTCTTAACTTACCGTCCGAATTTCTATGGGGTGATCGATCATATCATGAACTCTTTACTACAATGGGTTACCCCATTCTCTTAGCAATCATCCGTTACGGTCTTGGGTTTATGGGGATTTATGTTTTATTAAATCGCGTTCCAGACCATCAAACACGATTGAATCGATTCGGAAAAAATTCGTTAAACATCTACATGTTTCATACCTATCTCTTGATTTTGATGGCTCCAATAACCTTTAACCTTGAGAATCGAGCCATAAGGCTGATGTTAGTATTAAGTTGGTGTGGTGTTATTGTTTACATGCTTTCAAGTAAACCAATGGTTTCTGCCTATGATCGGTTTATATGCTATATTTATCGACGCCTCTTTCGCAACCAAACATAA
- a CDS encoding LysR family transcriptional regulator → MNISFFRAFVDVAKYKSITRAAELANISQPALSQQIKAMETHLDCTLFERTHKGVVLTEEGEVILKYATRLISCHDKMIKEVENLKHDKNHRINIMATPIVYAYALPCTIHSIKENFESYDLEMKAASSIEIENQIVEGKADIGFIIGTPLDESLYCRPLIKDPYYLVASTELDVPDALTVEALYQYQVLMLKKSQKCRQLLSQQLEKCHVDESRLRIPYELDTTESIKTSTVRGFGLAFLPYMSIKKEVYNKQLKIIKLEGFEFMSEYHLIRKNITDDSMEEHLEIMRYIEDQVDATKC, encoded by the coding sequence ATGAATATTAGTTTTTTTCGTGCATTTGTGGATGTCGCAAAATATAAAAGTATCACACGCGCCGCTGAACTTGCGAATATCTCTCAACCCGCATTAAGTCAACAAATCAAAGCAATGGAAACCCATCTTGACTGTACCTTGTTTGAACGGACCCACAAAGGGGTGGTTCTAACCGAAGAGGGCGAAGTCATTTTAAAATATGCAACACGACTCATTTCCTGTCACGATAAAATGATTAAAGAAGTTGAGAATCTAAAACATGATAAAAATCATCGCATTAATATCATGGCGACACCAATTGTATATGCTTATGCCCTTCCTTGCACCATCCACAGTATTAAAGAAAATTTTGAATCCTATGATTTAGAAATGAAAGCCGCATCCAGTATTGAAATTGAAAATCAAATTGTAGAGGGGAAAGCAGATATCGGATTTATTATTGGAACGCCCCTTGATGAATCGCTTTATTGTCGGCCTTTAATTAAAGACCCGTACTATCTTGTTGCCAGTACCGAATTGGATGTCCCTGACGCTTTGACCGTTGAAGCGCTTTACCAATATCAAGTCTTGATGTTGAAGAAGTCCCAGAAATGCCGCCAATTACTCAGCCAACAACTTGAGAAATGTCATGTTGATGAATCAAGATTACGCATCCCTTATGAATTGGATACTACTGAATCCATTAAGACCTCCACGGTACGTGGATTTGGCCTTGCATTCTTACCTTATATGTCCATCAAAAAAGAAGTCTATAACAAACAACTCAAAATAATCAAACTCGAAGGGTTTGAGTTTATGTCAGAATATCATCTTATCCGAAAAAACATTACGGATGACTCAATGGAAGAACACTTAGAAATTATGCGTTATATTGAAGATCAAGTTGATGCGACGAAATGTTAG
- a CDS encoding DDE-type integrase/transposase/recombinase, with protein MVDTFNNEIISSALSRTTGDPKPYYKCLEDLLALLKDNKNSSTILHTDQGAVYHSKAFAKAHENYNIIRSMSRAGTPTDNQLSNH; from the coding sequence ATGGTTGATACCTTTAACAATGAAATTATCAGTTCTGCATTATCGCGTACAACTGGTGATCCTAAGCCTTACTACAAGTGTCTCGAGGATCTCCTTGCGCTACTTAAGGATAATAAAAACAGCTCCACGATTCTTCACACAGATCAAGGAGCTGTCTACCACTCTAAAGCTTTCGCTAAAGCGCATGAAAATTATAACATAATTAGATCTATGTCGCGAGCTGGAACACCTACAGATAATCAATTATCGAATCATTAA
- a CDS encoding YhcH/YjgK/YiaL family protein, which yields MIYDHISNAHLYLGINENLDAILMDIQTWLLDPSTTLIKNFIHFETGIEAEKSYELHRIYYDVHVVLEGNEFFKMTHKDNLVHQTNYDEAHDILFGDCEPHQGEGILKPNTFVIFFEHEAHKVGYDLTGNNPISKIVYKVRI from the coding sequence ATGATCTACGACCATATTAGCAATGCCCATTTATACTTAGGAATTAATGAAAACCTGGATGCAATCTTGATGGATATCCAGACTTGGCTTTTAGACCCCTCTACAACACTCATTAAAAACTTCATTCATTTTGAAACAGGAATTGAAGCAGAAAAATCATATGAATTGCATCGCATTTATTATGATGTGCATGTTGTGTTAGAGGGAAATGAGTTTTTTAAAATGACGCATAAAGACAATCTTGTCCATCAAACAAACTATGATGAAGCGCATGATATCTTATTTGGAGATTGTGAACCGCATCAAGGGGAAGGTATCTTAAAACCCAATACGTTTGTGATTTTCTTTGAACATGAAGCACATAAAGTGGGCTATGATCTTACTGGGAACAACCCCATCTCTAAAATTGTCTATAAAGTTCGAATTTAA
- a CDS encoding M15 family metallopeptidase has protein sequence MIKWIQKHKYGVMGAALVVTVLGLAVMAYMMSGAAIRIVDGNEFVVEADSDVALSVVHDKIIVDPKTSEYEMVVVSDKGELSIQDHNDAIIQRRKLELQPKGILVEENLKLRVYLKENPKRDVLLKIKTEDTKAPEIIITHDGTTIKGNEQSISIGASKITAVAKDYAFGSLSESLKVNVKGSIDYDEPGTYDMIYSVDDKTNQVERKLTVHVLKEHANDVEEGKPHDVENPTDYDSGTSAVVDSHSELVLVNKHRSLSRDFYPNLSYIPADYAVSEGYEATPNTGSSFVKMVDALYDETGLWLLATSSYRGYDFQEELYTNYVASHGQVQADLMSARPGHSEHQTGLVIDVVTPGGNMFAFSETEQSTWVNRNAHRFGFIVRYQAGKEHITGYQPEAWHLRYVGSNAATEIYNSGLTLDEYLNQ, from the coding sequence ATGATTAAATGGATTCAAAAACATAAATATGGGGTGATGGGCGCAGCGCTTGTGGTTACTGTTTTGGGTTTAGCAGTAATGGCATACATGATGTCTGGTGCTGCGATTCGCATCGTTGATGGCAATGAATTCGTGGTTGAAGCAGATAGTGATGTAGCTTTATCGGTTGTCCACGATAAGATTATCGTGGATCCGAAGACATCTGAGTATGAAATGGTTGTGGTTTCGGATAAAGGGGAATTATCCATTCAAGACCATAATGATGCGATAATTCAAAGGCGAAAGCTTGAATTACAGCCCAAAGGTATTTTAGTAGAAGAAAATCTAAAATTGCGTGTCTATTTAAAAGAAAATCCGAAACGTGACGTCCTTTTGAAGATTAAAACTGAAGATACGAAAGCTCCCGAAATTATTATTACACATGATGGAACTACTATTAAGGGGAACGAACAATCAATTTCGATAGGAGCATCAAAGATTACTGCAGTCGCAAAGGATTATGCTTTTGGATCGTTAAGCGAATCTTTAAAGGTAAATGTGAAAGGCTCGATTGATTATGATGAACCCGGAACCTATGACATGATCTATAGTGTCGATGATAAGACAAACCAAGTTGAACGTAAATTGACCGTTCATGTGTTGAAAGAGCATGCTAATGATGTGGAGGAAGGGAAACCACATGATGTTGAAAATCCTACGGATTATGATAGTGGAACATCTGCAGTGGTGGATTCTCATTCAGAACTTGTTTTGGTAAATAAGCATCGATCATTATCACGAGATTTTTATCCAAACCTCAGTTATATTCCTGCGGATTATGCTGTCAGCGAGGGTTATGAGGCAACCCCTAATACGGGTTCATCATTTGTTAAGATGGTAGATGCTCTTTATGATGAAACGGGTTTGTGGTTGCTTGCTACTTCATCCTACCGAGGTTATGACTTCCAAGAAGAACTGTATACCAATTACGTTGCATCTCACGGCCAAGTTCAAGCGGATTTAATGTCGGCAAGACCGGGACATTCGGAACATCAAACGGGGCTCGTTATTGATGTGGTGACACCAGGTGGGAATATGTTTGCTTTTTCTGAGACCGAACAATCCACATGGGTGAATCGCAATGCTCATCGCTTTGGTTTTATTGTTCGTTATCAAGCGGGCAAAGAACATATAACAGGATATCAACCCGAAGCATGGCATTTGCGCTATGTTGGTAGCAATGCTGCGACTGAAATCTATAACAGTGGTTTAACGCTTGATGAATATTTAAATCAATAA
- a CDS encoding GNAT family N-acetyltransferase — protein sequence MNIEKKWFHDLTKEELFEMYRLRIDIFVVEQECAYQEIDDFDLTALHVFVRDDEGVLVGYGRVYDAGDSNTFGRVLILPALRNQALGSLLVQTLIDTIKTTLKDKPIHIHAIASLQNFYEKRGFKPMGPVVVEDGIEHIDMEYIGSVEPKDQ from the coding sequence ATGAATATTGAAAAGAAATGGTTTCATGATTTAACGAAAGAAGAATTGTTTGAGATGTATCGCTTGCGTATTGATATTTTTGTGGTTGAACAGGAATGTGCGTATCAGGAAATTGATGATTTTGATTTAACGGCACTTCATGTGTTTGTACGGGATGATGAAGGCGTTTTAGTCGGTTATGGTCGTGTTTATGACGCCGGTGACTCCAATACCTTTGGCCGTGTTTTAATCTTGCCAGCCCTTCGTAATCAAGCTCTGGGGTCGCTTTTAGTTCAAACTTTAATCGACACAATTAAGACAACGTTAAAAGATAAACCAATACACATTCATGCGATTGCATCGCTTCAAAATTTTTATGAAAAACGTGGATTCAAACCAATGGGGCCTGTTGTCGTTGAAGACGGTATCGAACACATTGATATGGAATATATTGGATCGGTAGAGCCAAAGGATCAATAG
- a CDS encoding Sapep family Mn(2+)-dependent dipeptidase, translating to MDLNTKVESVFEDYKRDLERLVSIASVLDEEGQKPFGQEIQKALEEVLAIAKEMGFNTFIDPEGYYGYAEIGEGEEMFGVLGHMDVVPAGNLASWNTNPFELVEKDGMLFGRGTSDDKGPTLAAMYALKMLLDEGKSLNQRVRFIFGTDEESLWRCMNAYVAKEELPTQGFTPDSSFPLIYAEKGLIEFTLTTHQITDIKFNGGGALNAVPAEASTTFDPEVVKALDELGYPYEIKDDVITVTGKAMHAQVADQGENAITHLAHALYTAGKRSEMIDFIVENA from the coding sequence ATGGACTTAAATACAAAAGTAGAATCAGTTTTTGAAGATTATAAACGTGATTTGGAACGCCTTGTATCGATTGCAAGTGTTCTTGACGAAGAAGGTCAAAAACCATTTGGCCAAGAAATCCAAAAAGCACTTGAAGAAGTGTTAGCGATTGCGAAGGAAATGGGCTTTAATACATTTATCGACCCAGAAGGCTACTACGGTTATGCGGAAATTGGTGAAGGCGAGGAAATGTTTGGTGTGTTGGGACATATGGACGTTGTTCCTGCTGGAAATCTTGCATCATGGAATACCAATCCTTTTGAATTGGTTGAAAAAGATGGCATGTTGTTTGGACGTGGAACTTCCGATGACAAGGGACCAACGTTAGCCGCTATGTATGCATTGAAAATGTTGTTGGATGAAGGGAAATCTTTAAACCAACGTGTTCGCTTTATTTTCGGTACGGATGAGGAATCCTTATGGCGTTGTATGAATGCTTATGTTGCGAAGGAAGAACTTCCAACTCAAGGATTTACACCGGATTCATCTTTCCCATTGATTTATGCGGAAAAAGGGTTGATTGAGTTTACACTCACAACACATCAAATTACCGACATTAAATTTAATGGTGGTGGTGCCTTGAATGCAGTACCGGCTGAAGCATCAACGACATTTGATCCTGAAGTGGTGAAAGCCTTGGATGAATTGGGTTATCCTTATGAAATTAAGGATGATGTGATTACCGTTACGGGTAAAGCCATGCATGCCCAAGTTGCCGATCAAGGTGAAAATGCAATTACGCATTTAGCTCATGCATTGTATACAGCGGGAAAACGAAGTGAAATGATCGATTTTATTGTGGAAAATGCTTAG
- a CDS encoding sulfurtransferase TusA family protein — MKRIDCLGEICPYPMLLLQKEYDALCSGESVLLVTDHHCTLSAVGVYCDAQGFRYSPDEVIPGVWEITITAKQ; from the coding sequence ATGAAACGGATTGATTGTTTAGGCGAAATTTGTCCTTATCCCATGCTATTACTTCAAAAAGAATATGATGCCTTATGTTCTGGAGAGTCTGTTTTATTGGTTACAGATCATCATTGTACTTTATCTGCCGTTGGTGTTTATTGTGATGCGCAAGGGTTTCGTTACAGCCCTGATGAGGTAATACCTGGTGTTTGGGAAATTACGATTACCGCAAAACAATAA
- a CDS encoding NUDIX hydrolase: MIKNEPRVGVGAMILQEGEVLLVLRKKSPEKDHWSLPGGKVELYQTLEDAVKREIKEELNLEIQLDQLLCATNHILIEEGVHYVAPTYLAHITDGNPCLMEPDALGGMGWFPLDELPQNLTVTTVNALDAYLKFTKK, translated from the coding sequence ATGATAAAAAATGAACCCCGTGTTGGCGTAGGTGCCATGATTCTGCAAGAAGGTGAAGTTCTACTTGTTTTACGAAAAAAAAGTCCAGAAAAAGATCACTGGAGCTTACCTGGTGGAAAAGTTGAACTCTATCAAACCTTGGAAGATGCGGTAAAACGCGAAATCAAAGAAGAACTAAATCTAGAGATCCAATTGGATCAACTTTTGTGTGCGACCAATCATATTTTGATTGAAGAAGGCGTGCATTATGTTGCCCCAACATATCTTGCGCACATTACCGACGGTAATCCATGTCTAATGGAACCCGACGCATTGGGTGGTATGGGTTGGTTTCCCCTTGATGAATTACCACAGAATCTAACCGTAACGACCGTGAATGCCTTGGACGCATATCTTAAATTTACTAAAAAATGA
- a CDS encoding amino acid permease produces MLEVLFEVVIGCIAIFYVDAKEWSDTKKQVVAMLIYWILIALMIGSLIFFFGA; encoded by the coding sequence ATGTTAGAAGTATTATTTGAAGTTGTTATCGGATGTATTGCGATTTTCTACGTCGATGCGAAAGAATGGAGCGATACAAAAAAGCAAGTGGTAGCGATGCTTATCTACTGGATTCTAATTGCCTTAATGATTGGTTCCTTAATTTTCTTTTTTGGTGCCTAA